One part of the Denticeps clupeoides chromosome 8, fDenClu1.1, whole genome shotgun sequence genome encodes these proteins:
- the pkdcca gene encoding extracellular tyrosine-protein kinase PKDCC, producing the protein MKRRRIMVAAGCCLSFFLGTLLNLLFIPGFEHHQNRGFHTDRRRDAAANHELRLQIRERLEEVLRYRSGAADVARPLERRRLMDLEPATRRDAHRRAAPAPALGCGSMDNVTDVQYLGSGYTKAVYRAALNASFAVALKSVDFGGHDMENCVQRFASAPDCYRLASFKIVKEMTLMERLQHPNVLKLYGYCYQDSNDIRDTVTAITELGSPLEMIQLLQTPWEERFRICLSLVRLLHFLAHSPLGSVTLLDFRPRQFVLVGGELKVTDLDDASIEETPCSTSSPGDCVMEFPARNFTLACSGGRCQGFNEKRNLYNAYRFFFTYLLPHSAPPTLRPLLDKIVNYTGELLWGIDETQVHLEKVLHLYRSGIYLQNNTEMHKSEYRRVADASIGGENYRCWPSYQHDGCMLSVFSLHEAIGVCESHAQCRAFIMTNQTTWSGHQLVLFKTGSGHLTSSKGHVTYIRTDS; encoded by the exons ATGAAGCGCCGGAGGATCATGGTGGCGGCGGGCTGCTGCCTCTCCTTCTTCCTCGGCACGCTGCTCAATTTGCTCTTCATTCCCGGATTCGAGCACCACCAGAACCGGGGCTTCCACACCGACCGGCGGCGCGACGCCGCGGCGAACCACGAGCTCCGGCTGCAGATCCGCGAGCGGCTCGAGGAGGTGCTCCGGTACCGGTCCGGTGCCGCGGACGTCGCTCGGCCGCTGGAGAGGAGGCGGCTGATGGACCTGGAGCCGGCGACGCGCCGGGACGCGCACCGGAGAGCCGCACCTGCGCCGGCGCTGGGCTGCGGCAGCATGGACAACGTGACCGACGTGCAGTACCTCGGCTCCGGCTACACCAAGGCGGTGTACCGGGCCGCGCTGAACGCCAGCTTCGCGGTGGCCCTGAAGTCGGTGGACTTCGGCGGCCACGACATGGAGAACTGCGTCCAGAGGTTCGCGTCCGCGCCGGACTGCTACAGGCTGGCGTCCTTCAAGATCGTCAAGGAGATGACGCTGATGGAGCGGCTGCAGCATCCCAACGTCCTGAAG CTGTACGGCTACTGCTACCAGGACAGCAATGACATCCGTGACACGGTGACGGCCATCACCGAGCTGGGAAGTCCGCTGGAGATGATCCAGCTGTTGCAGACGCCATGGGAGGAGCGCTTCCGA ATCTGTCTGAGCCTGGTGAGGCTGCTGCACTTCCTGGCCCACTCACCCTTGGGCTCGGTGACCCTGCTGGACTTCAGGCCGCGGCAGTTCGTCCTGGTCGGAGGGGAGCTGAAGGTGACCGACCTCGACGATGCCAGCATAGAGGAGACGCCGTGCTCCACGTCCTCACCCGGCGACTGCGTCATGGAGTTCCCCGCCCGCAACTTCACTCTGGCCTGCAGCGGCGGGCGCTGCCAGGGCTTCAACGAGAAGAGGAACCTCTACAACGCCTACAG GTTCTTCTTCACCTACCTGCTGCCTCACAGCGCCCCGCCCACTCTCAGACCCCTGCTGGACAAAATCGTCAACTACACCG GAGAGCTGCTCTGGGGGATCGACGAGACCCAGGTTCACCTAGAGAAGGTGCTGCACCTCTACAGAAGCGGGATCTACCTGCAGAACAACACAGAGATGCACAAATCAG AATACAGACGCGTGGCAGATGCCTCCATCGGAGGAGAGAACTACCGCTGCTGGCCGTCCTATCAGCACGATGGCTGCATGCTGTCCGTCTTCTCTCTCCATGAGGCCATCGGGGTCTGCGAGAGCCACGCCCAGTGCCGCGCCTTCATTATGACCAATCAGACCACATGGAGTG GTCATCAGCTTGTCCTGTTCAAAACGGGCTCAGGTCACCTGACCTCCAGCAAAGGCCATGTCACGTACATCCGTACGGACAGTTGA